In the Arachis ipaensis cultivar K30076 chromosome B10, Araip1.1, whole genome shotgun sequence genome, one interval contains:
- the LOC107621058 gene encoding U-box domain-containing protein 51, producing IDHLLNKGATVILIHVKINSNSAPSFTPRSFTGFITGKESIGREPDAQNKSIFLPYRVFCTRKDIQCKDVLIEDVDVAKAIVEYATQAGIEHLVLGSSSKTGLLKRFKVSDIPGSVTKGAPDFCTVYVVSKGKIQSMRSASRPAPPSVVQLSSEQTNLQVQMPPGWREHERFSYEGTPHRSQEGTTEFRSPFTRKGYHDRYTEHSAPDLDISFVSNGRPSSERMVPSFYTAETTTSYSNPRFSYSSEPDXPSIISFENVSPSTSAAVDDIEAEMRRLRLELKQTMEMYNTACKEALTAQQKAVELQRWKLEEEKKLEEARLAEEAALAIAENEKARSRAALEAAEAQKRIAELEAQKRLNAEMKAIKEAEEKKKAIDALSHLDIRYRKYSIEEIEAATEFFKESLKIGEGGYGPVYKCCLDHTPVAVKVLRPDAAQGRAQFQREVEILSCIRHPNMVLLLGACPEYGCLVYEYLSQGSLEDRLFRRGNTPSLSWQIRFKIAAEIGTGLLFLHQTKPEPLVHRDLKPANILLNSNFGAKISDVGLARLVPPSVADSVTQYHMTSAAGTFCYIDPEYQQTGMLGVKSDIYSLGVIFLQILTARPPMGLAHSVERSIEKGTFEQMLDPTVPDWPIEEAMSFAKLAIRCAELRRKDRPDLAKEILPELNRLRDLAYKDNPFFAVGNSLDAPSEGQVSLNMDSGPSS from the exons ATTGATCATCTCCTCAACAAAGGTGCTACTGTGATTCTCATCCATGTCAAGATTAACTCTAATTCCGCGCCTTCTTTCACCCCAA GATCATTCACCGGATTCATCACCGGTAAAGAATCTATTGGCAGAGAACCTGATGCCCAAAACAAAAGCATTTTCCTCCCATATCGCGTCTTCTGCACACGGAAAGAT ATACAATGCAAGGACGTCCTAATAGAAGATGTAGACGTTGCCAAAGCGATAGTCGAATATGCCACTCAAGCAGGAATTGAGCATTTGGTTCTTGGATCTTCATCCAAAACCGGTTTGCTCAA AAGATTCAAGGTATCCGATATCCCAGGATCAGTAACGAAAGGTGCACCAGATTTCTGTACAGTCTATGTTGTTTCCAAAGGGAAGATTCAATCGATGCGATCTGCTTCCCGTCCTGCTCCACCATCTGTTGTTCAGCTTAGTTCAGAACAAACAAACTTACAAGTGCAGATGCCTCCAGGTTGGAGAG AGCATGAAAGGTTCTCTTATGAGGGAACGCCACATAGATCGCAGGAGGGAACAACAGAATTCCG GTCTCCATTCACTAGGAAAGGATATCATGATAGGTACACGGAACATTCTGCACCGGATCTTGACATATCCTTTGTAAGTAATGGTAGGCCAAGCTCAGAACGGATGGTCCCCTCGTTTTATACTGCAGAAACAACAACGTCCTACTCCAACCCTCGGTTTTCATATTCCTCAGAACCAGATANNCCATCTATCATCTCGTTCGAGAATGTTTCCCCTTCTACATCTGCAGCTGTG GATGATATAGAGGCTGAAATGAGAAGACTGAGGTTGGAGCTCAAGCAAACAATGGAAATGTACAACACAGCGTGTAAAGAAGCACTAACAGCACAACAGAAG GCGGTAGAACTTCAGCGTTGGAAactggaagaagagaagaaattgGAAGAGGCAAGGCTTGCAGAGGAAGCCGCGTTGGCGATAGCAGAAAACGAGAAGGCAAGATCTAGAGCAGCCCTTGAGGCTGCTGAAGCACAAAAGAGGATAGCAGAGTTGGAAGCACAGAAGAGACTAAATGcagaaatgaaagcaattaaagaagcagaagagaagaaaaaagcaATTGATGCTTTATCACACTTAGATATTAGGTACAGGAAGTATTCGATTGAGGAGATCGAAGCTGCAACAGAGTTTTTCAAGGAGTCACTCAAGATTGGAGAAGGTGGTTATGGTCCAGTTTATAAGTGCTGTTTGGATCACACGCCGGTAGCAGTGAAAGTTCTACGTCCTGATGCTGCGCAAGGAAGAGCACAATTTCAAAGAGAG GTTGAGATACTAAGCTGCATACGGCATCCAAACATGGTTCTTCTCTTAGGGGCCTGTCCGGAATATGGTTGCCTTGTGTACGAGTACTTGTCTCAGGGAAGCTTGGAAGATCGCCTCTTTCGTCGTGGCAACACTCCCTCACTTTCTTGGCAGATCAGGTTCAAAATTGCTGCTGAGATTGGCACTGGCTTGTTATTTCTTCACCAGACAAAGCCGGAGCCTTTAGTCCACAGGGACTTGAAACCGGCGAACATCTTACTCAACAGCAACTTTGGGGCCAAGATCAGTGATGTTGGTTTGGCTAGGCTAGTCCCTCCATCTGTGGCCGACAGCGTGACACAATATCACATGACATCTGCGGCCGGAACCTTCTGCTACATCGACCCTGAGTACCAGCAGACAGGAATGCTTGGGGTGAAATCAGACATATACTCCCTTGGAGTCATTTTTTTGCAGATTTTGACAGCAAGACCACCAATGGGTTTGGCGCATAGCGTCGAAAGATCCATTGAGAAGGGGACTTTTGAGCAGATGCTTGATCCAACGGTGCCTGACTGGCCAATAGAGGAGGCCATGAGCTTTGCAAAGTTGGCAATCCGGTGCGCCGAGCTACGAAGGAAAGACAGGCCTGACCTGGCCAAGGAAATCTTGCCAGAATTGAACAGGCTAAGAGACTTAGCTTATAAAGACAATCCATTTTTTGCGGTTGGTAACTCTCTCGACGCACCGTCGGAGGGCCAAGTTTCTCTGAATATG GATTCAGGTCCCTCTAGTTAA
- the LOC107622615 gene encoding molybdenum cofactor sulfurase isoform X3 — protein sequence MYTMENHNSVLGIREYALGQGAASIAVDIEENEAPGVSGENIAMKISPHQVQRRKVAGLLEGKPDGHVYNLFAFPSECNFSGLRFDLDLVKIIKEHSSRDLGISSVCKNGQWMVLIDAAKGCATMPPDLSKYPADFVSISFYKLFGYPTGLGALIVRNDSAKLLKKTYFSGGTVAASIADIDFIKRREGIEELFEDGTVSFLSIASVRHGFKILRSLTASAISRHTKSLALYTRKMLLALRHHNGSNVCILYGHQSSMELCYEMGPIVSFNLKRPDGSWYGYREVEKLASLSGIQLRTGCFCNPGACAKYLGLSHLDLLSNTEAGHVCWDDHDVINGKPTGAVRVSFGYMSTYEEAKKFIDFVASSFVSSQNDICHGNQLEGIEKGSPDTGCHLKSITIYPIKSCGGFCSRSWPLSKNGLKHDREWILMSLSGEILTQKKVPEMCFISTFIDLSQGILFVESPHCKERLQIKLESGVNHGAMEELELYGQRYKVYNYSKETNVWFSEAIGKPCTLFRYSSTEHDFMLNKTKGVATCRDTKSTLNFPNEAQFLLVSEESVSDLNRRLCSDVQKDICVTAMQVDASRFRPNLVVSGGRPYGEDGWRTIRIGNKYFRSLGGCNRCQMINFSQNAGKVQKSNEPLATLASYRRVKGKILFGILLKYESSDEEQQHDDSWLHIGQHVHPESI from the exons ATGTATACGATGGAGAATCATAATAGTGTTCTTGGTATAAGAGA ATATGCTCTTGGTCAAGGGGCTGCATCCATAGCTGTAGATATTGAAGAAAATGAGGCTCCTGGAGTATCTGGAGAAAACATTGCTATGAAGATATCACCACACCAAGTACAAAGGAGAAAAGTAGCTGGGTTGCTGGAGGGAAAGCCAGATG GTCATGTGTATAATTTGTTTGCATTTCCCTCTGAGTGCAACTTCTCAGGGTTGAGATTTGACCTTGACTTGGTCAAGATTATCAAGGAGCACTCGAGCAGGGATTTAGGGATTTCTTCAGTTTGCAA AAATGGACAATGGATGGTCTTGATTGATGCTGCAAAGGGATGTGCCACCATGCCACCTGATTTATCCAAATATCCTGCAGATTTTGTCTCAATCTCATTCTACAAG CTCTTTGGCTATCCAACTGGGCTTGGAGCTCTTATTGTTCGAAATG ACTCTGCCAAGTTGCTGAAGAAGACTTATTTTAGTGGAG GAACTGTTGCTGCTTCAATTGCTGATATTGATTTCATTAAAAGAAGGGAAGGTATTGAGGAGTTGTTTGAGGATGGTACAGTTTCATTCCTGAGTATAGCATCTGTCCGCCATGGCTTCAAAATCCTGAGATCTCTAACTGCATCTGCAATATCACG ACATACAAAATCTCTTGCCTTGTATACAAGGAAAATGCTTTTGGCTTTGAGACATCACAATGGATCTAATGTGTGCATCCTCTATGGACATCAAAGTTCAATG GAACTGTGTTATGAAATGGGTCCTATTGTTTCATTCAACTTAAAAAGGCcagatggttcttggtatggataCCGTGAAGTGGAAAAGCTGGCATCTCTTTCAGGAATTCAGCTAAGG ACAGGATGCTTCTGCAATCCAGGTGCATGTGCAAAATACCTTGGCTTGTCTCATTTAGATCTTTTATCAAATACGGAG GCTGGCCATGTTTGCTGGGATGATCATGATGTAATCAATGGAAAACCTACTGGAGCTGTAAGAGTATCCTTTGGCTACATGTCAACTTACGAGGAGGCTAAG AAATTTATTGATTTTGTAGCAAGTTCCTTCGTGTCATCTCAAAATGACATTTGCCATGGGAATCAATTGGAAG GCATTGAGAAGGGTTCCCCGGATACAGGTTGTCATCTTAAGTCAATTACAATATACCCCATAAAATCTTGTGGAGGGTTCTGTTCAAGAAGCTGGCCTCTTAGCAAAAATG GACTAAAACATGATCGCGAATGGATTCTTATGAGTCTAAGTGGTGAAATTCTTACACAAAAAAAG GTTCCTGAAATGTGCTTTATCAGCACCTttattgacctcagtcagggaaTACTATTTGTAGAGTCTCCACATTGCAAAGAAAGATTGCAGATCAAGCTTGAGTCAGGGGTTAATCATGGTGCTATGGAAGAACTTGAACTATATGGTCAAAG GTACAAGGTATATAATTACAGCAAAGAAACCAATGTATGGTTTAGCGAAGCCATTGGTAAACCCTGCACTTTGTTTCGGTATTCTAGTACCGAGCATGATTTTATGTTGAACAAGACGAAAGGTGTAGCAACCTGTAGAGATACTAAGAGCACGCTAAATTTTCCCAATGAAGCACAGTTCTTACTTGTATCTGAGGAAAGTGTGTCTGACCTAAATAGACGACTATGTTCAG ATGTACAGAAGGACATATGTGTTACGGCAATGCAAGTCGATGCAAGTAGGTTTCGCCCAAACCTTGTCGTATCCGGAGGCAGACCTTACGGTGAAGATGGATGGAGAACCATTAGAATTGGAAATAAGTATTTCAGA TCGCTAGGGGGATGCAATCGATGCCAGATGATCAACTTTTCACAAAATGCTGGAAAAGTGCAAAAGTCAAATGAACCATTGGCAACTTTGGCATCATACAGGAGAGTAAAG GGAAAGATTTTGTTTGGAATACTACTCAAGTATGAATCTAGTGATGAAGAGCAGcagcatgatgattcctggcttCATATTGGGCAGCATGTTCATCCAGAGTCTATTTAG
- the LOC107622615 gene encoding molybdenum cofactor sulfurase isoform X1 produces the protein MDAAKQEFLKEFGEHYGYPNTPKTIDQIRATEFNRLQDLVYLDHAGATLYSELQMESIFGDLTSKVYGNPHSQSDSSSATLEIVKDARQQVLDYCNASPKDYKCIFTFGATAALKLVGEAFPWSCDSTFMYTMENHNSVLGIREYALGQGAASIAVDIEENEAPGVSGENIAMKISPHQVQRRKVAGLLEGKPDGHVYNLFAFPSECNFSGLRFDLDLVKIIKEHSSRDLGISSVCKNGQWMVLIDAAKGCATMPPDLSKYPADFVSISFYKLFGYPTGLGALIVRNDSAKLLKKTYFSGGTVAASIADIDFIKRREGIEELFEDGTVSFLSIASVRHGFKILRSLTASAISRHTKSLALYTRKMLLALRHHNGSNVCILYGHQSSMELCYEMGPIVSFNLKRPDGSWYGYREVEKLASLSGIQLRTGCFCNPGACAKYLGLSHLDLLSNTEAGHVCWDDHDVINGKPTGAVRVSFGYMSTYEEAKKFIDFVASSFVSSQNDICHGNQLEGIEKGSPDTGCHLKSITIYPIKSCGGFCSRSWPLSKNGLKHDREWILMSLSGEILTQKKVPEMCFISTFIDLSQGILFVESPHCKERLQIKLESGVNHGAMEELELYGQRYKVYNYSKETNVWFSEAIGKPCTLFRYSSTEHDFMLNKTKGVATCRDTKSTLNFPNEAQFLLVSEESVSDLNRRLCSDVQKDICVTAMQVDASRFRPNLVVSGGRPYGEDGWRTIRIGNKYFRSLGGCNRCQMINFSQNAGKVQKSNEPLATLASYRRVKGKILFGILLKYESSDEEQQHDDSWLHIGQHVHPESI, from the exons ATGGATGCTGCTAAGCAAGAATTTCTGAAGGAGTTTGGTGAACATTACGGCTACCCAAACACTCCCAAAACCATTGATCAAATTCGAGCTACTGAATTCAACAGATTACAAG ATCTTGTGTACTTGGATCATGCTGGTGCTACTTTATACTCTGAGCTGCAAATGGAATCAATTTTTGGTGATCTCACGAGTAAAGTATATGGAAATCCTC ATAGCCAAAGTGATTCCAGCTCTGCGACTCTTGAGATTGTGAAGGATGCTCGCCAACAG GTCCTCGATTATTGCAATGCATCTCCAAAAGACTATAAATGTATATTTACCTTTGGGGCAACAGCAGCACTGAAGTTAGTTGGAGAGGCTTTTCCATGGAGTTGTGACAGTACTTTTATGTATACGATGGAGAATCATAATAGTGTTCTTGGTATAAGAGA ATATGCTCTTGGTCAAGGGGCTGCATCCATAGCTGTAGATATTGAAGAAAATGAGGCTCCTGGAGTATCTGGAGAAAACATTGCTATGAAGATATCACCACACCAAGTACAAAGGAGAAAAGTAGCTGGGTTGCTGGAGGGAAAGCCAGATG GTCATGTGTATAATTTGTTTGCATTTCCCTCTGAGTGCAACTTCTCAGGGTTGAGATTTGACCTTGACTTGGTCAAGATTATCAAGGAGCACTCGAGCAGGGATTTAGGGATTTCTTCAGTTTGCAA AAATGGACAATGGATGGTCTTGATTGATGCTGCAAAGGGATGTGCCACCATGCCACCTGATTTATCCAAATATCCTGCAGATTTTGTCTCAATCTCATTCTACAAG CTCTTTGGCTATCCAACTGGGCTTGGAGCTCTTATTGTTCGAAATG ACTCTGCCAAGTTGCTGAAGAAGACTTATTTTAGTGGAG GAACTGTTGCTGCTTCAATTGCTGATATTGATTTCATTAAAAGAAGGGAAGGTATTGAGGAGTTGTTTGAGGATGGTACAGTTTCATTCCTGAGTATAGCATCTGTCCGCCATGGCTTCAAAATCCTGAGATCTCTAACTGCATCTGCAATATCACG ACATACAAAATCTCTTGCCTTGTATACAAGGAAAATGCTTTTGGCTTTGAGACATCACAATGGATCTAATGTGTGCATCCTCTATGGACATCAAAGTTCAATG GAACTGTGTTATGAAATGGGTCCTATTGTTTCATTCAACTTAAAAAGGCcagatggttcttggtatggataCCGTGAAGTGGAAAAGCTGGCATCTCTTTCAGGAATTCAGCTAAGG ACAGGATGCTTCTGCAATCCAGGTGCATGTGCAAAATACCTTGGCTTGTCTCATTTAGATCTTTTATCAAATACGGAG GCTGGCCATGTTTGCTGGGATGATCATGATGTAATCAATGGAAAACCTACTGGAGCTGTAAGAGTATCCTTTGGCTACATGTCAACTTACGAGGAGGCTAAG AAATTTATTGATTTTGTAGCAAGTTCCTTCGTGTCATCTCAAAATGACATTTGCCATGGGAATCAATTGGAAG GCATTGAGAAGGGTTCCCCGGATACAGGTTGTCATCTTAAGTCAATTACAATATACCCCATAAAATCTTGTGGAGGGTTCTGTTCAAGAAGCTGGCCTCTTAGCAAAAATG GACTAAAACATGATCGCGAATGGATTCTTATGAGTCTAAGTGGTGAAATTCTTACACAAAAAAAG GTTCCTGAAATGTGCTTTATCAGCACCTttattgacctcagtcagggaaTACTATTTGTAGAGTCTCCACATTGCAAAGAAAGATTGCAGATCAAGCTTGAGTCAGGGGTTAATCATGGTGCTATGGAAGAACTTGAACTATATGGTCAAAG GTACAAGGTATATAATTACAGCAAAGAAACCAATGTATGGTTTAGCGAAGCCATTGGTAAACCCTGCACTTTGTTTCGGTATTCTAGTACCGAGCATGATTTTATGTTGAACAAGACGAAAGGTGTAGCAACCTGTAGAGATACTAAGAGCACGCTAAATTTTCCCAATGAAGCACAGTTCTTACTTGTATCTGAGGAAAGTGTGTCTGACCTAAATAGACGACTATGTTCAG ATGTACAGAAGGACATATGTGTTACGGCAATGCAAGTCGATGCAAGTAGGTTTCGCCCAAACCTTGTCGTATCCGGAGGCAGACCTTACGGTGAAGATGGATGGAGAACCATTAGAATTGGAAATAAGTATTTCAGA TCGCTAGGGGGATGCAATCGATGCCAGATGATCAACTTTTCACAAAATGCTGGAAAAGTGCAAAAGTCAAATGAACCATTGGCAACTTTGGCATCATACAGGAGAGTAAAG GGAAAGATTTTGTTTGGAATACTACTCAAGTATGAATCTAGTGATGAAGAGCAGcagcatgatgattcctggcttCATATTGGGCAGCATGTTCATCCAGAGTCTATTTAG
- the LOC107622615 gene encoding molybdenum cofactor sulfurase isoform X2, with product MDAAKQEFLKEFGEHYGYPNTPKTIDQIRATEFNRLQDLVYLDHAGATLYSELQMESIFGDLTSKVYGNPHSQSDSSSATLEIVKDARQQVLDYCNASPKDYKCIFTFGATAALKLVGEAFPWSCDSTFMYTMENHNSVLGIREYALGQGAASIAVDIEENEAPGVSGENIAMKISPHQVQRRKVAGLLEGKPDGHVYNLFAFPSECNFSGLRFDLDLVKIIKEHSSRDLGISSVCKNGQWMVLIDAAKGCATMPPDLSKYPADFVSISFYKLFGYPTGLGALIVRNGTVAASIADIDFIKRREGIEELFEDGTVSFLSIASVRHGFKILRSLTASAISRHTKSLALYTRKMLLALRHHNGSNVCILYGHQSSMELCYEMGPIVSFNLKRPDGSWYGYREVEKLASLSGIQLRTGCFCNPGACAKYLGLSHLDLLSNTEAGHVCWDDHDVINGKPTGAVRVSFGYMSTYEEAKKFIDFVASSFVSSQNDICHGNQLEGIEKGSPDTGCHLKSITIYPIKSCGGFCSRSWPLSKNGLKHDREWILMSLSGEILTQKKVPEMCFISTFIDLSQGILFVESPHCKERLQIKLESGVNHGAMEELELYGQRYKVYNYSKETNVWFSEAIGKPCTLFRYSSTEHDFMLNKTKGVATCRDTKSTLNFPNEAQFLLVSEESVSDLNRRLCSDVQKDICVTAMQVDASRFRPNLVVSGGRPYGEDGWRTIRIGNKYFRSLGGCNRCQMINFSQNAGKVQKSNEPLATLASYRRVKGKILFGILLKYESSDEEQQHDDSWLHIGQHVHPESI from the exons ATGGATGCTGCTAAGCAAGAATTTCTGAAGGAGTTTGGTGAACATTACGGCTACCCAAACACTCCCAAAACCATTGATCAAATTCGAGCTACTGAATTCAACAGATTACAAG ATCTTGTGTACTTGGATCATGCTGGTGCTACTTTATACTCTGAGCTGCAAATGGAATCAATTTTTGGTGATCTCACGAGTAAAGTATATGGAAATCCTC ATAGCCAAAGTGATTCCAGCTCTGCGACTCTTGAGATTGTGAAGGATGCTCGCCAACAG GTCCTCGATTATTGCAATGCATCTCCAAAAGACTATAAATGTATATTTACCTTTGGGGCAACAGCAGCACTGAAGTTAGTTGGAGAGGCTTTTCCATGGAGTTGTGACAGTACTTTTATGTATACGATGGAGAATCATAATAGTGTTCTTGGTATAAGAGA ATATGCTCTTGGTCAAGGGGCTGCATCCATAGCTGTAGATATTGAAGAAAATGAGGCTCCTGGAGTATCTGGAGAAAACATTGCTATGAAGATATCACCACACCAAGTACAAAGGAGAAAAGTAGCTGGGTTGCTGGAGGGAAAGCCAGATG GTCATGTGTATAATTTGTTTGCATTTCCCTCTGAGTGCAACTTCTCAGGGTTGAGATTTGACCTTGACTTGGTCAAGATTATCAAGGAGCACTCGAGCAGGGATTTAGGGATTTCTTCAGTTTGCAA AAATGGACAATGGATGGTCTTGATTGATGCTGCAAAGGGATGTGCCACCATGCCACCTGATTTATCCAAATATCCTGCAGATTTTGTCTCAATCTCATTCTACAAG CTCTTTGGCTATCCAACTGGGCTTGGAGCTCTTATTGTTCGAAATG GAACTGTTGCTGCTTCAATTGCTGATATTGATTTCATTAAAAGAAGGGAAGGTATTGAGGAGTTGTTTGAGGATGGTACAGTTTCATTCCTGAGTATAGCATCTGTCCGCCATGGCTTCAAAATCCTGAGATCTCTAACTGCATCTGCAATATCACG ACATACAAAATCTCTTGCCTTGTATACAAGGAAAATGCTTTTGGCTTTGAGACATCACAATGGATCTAATGTGTGCATCCTCTATGGACATCAAAGTTCAATG GAACTGTGTTATGAAATGGGTCCTATTGTTTCATTCAACTTAAAAAGGCcagatggttcttggtatggataCCGTGAAGTGGAAAAGCTGGCATCTCTTTCAGGAATTCAGCTAAGG ACAGGATGCTTCTGCAATCCAGGTGCATGTGCAAAATACCTTGGCTTGTCTCATTTAGATCTTTTATCAAATACGGAG GCTGGCCATGTTTGCTGGGATGATCATGATGTAATCAATGGAAAACCTACTGGAGCTGTAAGAGTATCCTTTGGCTACATGTCAACTTACGAGGAGGCTAAG AAATTTATTGATTTTGTAGCAAGTTCCTTCGTGTCATCTCAAAATGACATTTGCCATGGGAATCAATTGGAAG GCATTGAGAAGGGTTCCCCGGATACAGGTTGTCATCTTAAGTCAATTACAATATACCCCATAAAATCTTGTGGAGGGTTCTGTTCAAGAAGCTGGCCTCTTAGCAAAAATG GACTAAAACATGATCGCGAATGGATTCTTATGAGTCTAAGTGGTGAAATTCTTACACAAAAAAAG GTTCCTGAAATGTGCTTTATCAGCACCTttattgacctcagtcagggaaTACTATTTGTAGAGTCTCCACATTGCAAAGAAAGATTGCAGATCAAGCTTGAGTCAGGGGTTAATCATGGTGCTATGGAAGAACTTGAACTATATGGTCAAAG GTACAAGGTATATAATTACAGCAAAGAAACCAATGTATGGTTTAGCGAAGCCATTGGTAAACCCTGCACTTTGTTTCGGTATTCTAGTACCGAGCATGATTTTATGTTGAACAAGACGAAAGGTGTAGCAACCTGTAGAGATACTAAGAGCACGCTAAATTTTCCCAATGAAGCACAGTTCTTACTTGTATCTGAGGAAAGTGTGTCTGACCTAAATAGACGACTATGTTCAG ATGTACAGAAGGACATATGTGTTACGGCAATGCAAGTCGATGCAAGTAGGTTTCGCCCAAACCTTGTCGTATCCGGAGGCAGACCTTACGGTGAAGATGGATGGAGAACCATTAGAATTGGAAATAAGTATTTCAGA TCGCTAGGGGGATGCAATCGATGCCAGATGATCAACTTTTCACAAAATGCTGGAAAAGTGCAAAAGTCAAATGAACCATTGGCAACTTTGGCATCATACAGGAGAGTAAAG GGAAAGATTTTGTTTGGAATACTACTCAAGTATGAATCTAGTGATGAAGAGCAGcagcatgatgattcctggcttCATATTGGGCAGCATGTTCATCCAGAGTCTATTTAG